From one Agrobacterium fabrum str. C58 genomic stretch:
- a CDS encoding SDR family NAD(P)-dependent oxidoreductase, producing the protein MELKHKTALVTGACGGIGRAVVAALVAQGARVIAFDRDIEAVTALAKGFGSACDPVAVDLGDAAALQAVMRDIAGRFKVIDILVNNAGVLSPHKLAATTLEEWHRLMAVNLDAALLLTQAVVPAMKENRWGRLINISSYAWKSGGLTAGTAYSVSKSALVGLTYSSARELASFGITANAVAPAYVVSPMIMEQLSEEDRQRQLAAIPVGRFCQPEEVAHAVRFLASPLSGFMTGTVVDMNGGLQFG; encoded by the coding sequence ATGGAACTGAAACACAAGACCGCGCTCGTAACGGGCGCGTGCGGCGGCATCGGCCGCGCCGTGGTTGCGGCGCTGGTGGCGCAAGGGGCGAGGGTGATCGCCTTCGATCGCGATATCGAGGCTGTAACAGCGCTCGCGAAGGGGTTCGGCAGTGCCTGCGATCCAGTCGCCGTCGATCTCGGTGATGCGGCGGCGCTACAGGCCGTCATGAGGGATATAGCCGGCCGTTTCAAGGTCATCGACATTCTCGTCAACAATGCCGGTGTGCTGTCTCCGCACAAGCTGGCCGCGACCACGCTCGAAGAATGGCACAGGCTGATGGCCGTCAATCTCGATGCCGCGCTGCTGCTGACGCAGGCCGTCGTTCCCGCCATGAAGGAAAACCGCTGGGGGCGACTGATCAACATCTCCTCCTACGCCTGGAAATCCGGCGGACTGACGGCGGGTACGGCCTATTCGGTCTCGAAATCGGCACTGGTCGGCCTCACCTACTCCTCCGCCCGTGAACTCGCCTCCTTCGGCATCACTGCCAATGCGGTCGCGCCGGCCTATGTGGTTTCGCCGATGATCATGGAGCAATTGTCGGAGGAAGATCGTCAGCGCCAGCTTGCAGCCATTCCCGTCGGCCGTTTCTGCCAGCCGGAAGAGGTCGCGCATGCGGTGCGTTTCCTTGCCTCGCCGCTGTCCGGCTTCATGACCGGCACTGTCGTTGACATGAATGGTGGCCTGCAATTCGGCTGA
- a CDS encoding GntR family transcriptional regulator, giving the protein MTKNTNAGFIGRGGHQEVAGSGIESVELVVNRYGPVADQVHAALRQAIVEVRLAPGAPISENSICRQFSVSRTPVRAAIQRLSEEGLVDVYPQLGSFVAPIRLGEIQDSHFIRRSLEVALLREVAPKWTKEMSRTMRDVIAEQERVIAANDANGFFHADEAFHRLLGTFSGREGVWQAILAAKVTLSRFHRYWAKPERLPAVIEEHLAVVDALDRGDANAAEKALVTHLDMVFVIYEQLPEEERKHLSI; this is encoded by the coding sequence ATGACGAAAAACACCAATGCCGGTTTCATTGGGCGCGGCGGTCATCAAGAGGTCGCCGGCTCCGGAATCGAAAGCGTGGAGCTTGTGGTCAATCGTTATGGCCCGGTCGCCGATCAGGTGCATGCGGCGCTGCGTCAGGCGATTGTCGAGGTCCGCCTGGCGCCCGGCGCGCCGATCAGCGAAAATTCGATCTGCCGTCAGTTTTCCGTTTCGCGCACGCCGGTACGCGCCGCGATCCAGCGCCTCTCGGAAGAGGGTCTTGTGGACGTGTATCCGCAACTCGGCAGCTTCGTTGCGCCGATCAGGCTCGGTGAAATTCAGGACAGCCATTTTATCCGCCGTTCGCTCGAAGTGGCGCTGCTGCGCGAGGTTGCGCCGAAATGGACGAAGGAGATGAGCCGCACGATGCGCGATGTCATCGCCGAACAGGAAAGAGTGATCGCCGCCAATGACGCCAACGGCTTTTTCCATGCTGACGAGGCGTTTCACCGGCTGCTCGGCACATTTTCCGGCCGCGAGGGCGTCTGGCAGGCAATCCTCGCCGCCAAGGTGACGCTTTCGCGGTTCCATCGTTATTGGGCGAAACCCGAGCGCCTGCCCGCCGTGATCGAGGAGCATCTGGCCGTTGTCGACGCCCTCGACCGGGGCGATGCCAACGCTGCGGAAAAGGCACTGGTGACGCATCTGGACATGGTTTTCGTGATCTACGAACAGCTGCCCGAGGAAGAGCGCAAGCATTTGTCCATTTGA
- a CDS encoding sugar ABC transporter substrate-binding protein: protein MEEKNMTYFMRSLVAAAIIGAGACGVAQAADQSKIALVPGGPHPYFAAWEQAGKDAAKDFGLAGADYKVPQKWELAQQNQLLESLLSQGYNGFLIFPGDPVGAVSTAEELTGNGANVIAGAGCFKDPSPAAFCLGTDTGNSAYLGTKELIKAMGSGKKRIAHFTGFLVDPNTQLRIDAVKKAADEAGAEVVQVIADIDAPEPAEEKINAYLAAHASEVDGIVTTAWVPAVVASNALRKIGDKRIHMVGIDHDEVVLKAIKDGFVDGTMLQNPYGQGYVGSFALSKLQSGCKVKADAPFKSNALTTKFIDSGTAYVDASKVDNYVDAMRAETKKLLANFDATYLSCK, encoded by the coding sequence ATGGAGGAAAAAAACATGACGTATTTCATGCGCAGCCTCGTCGCTGCCGCAATCATCGGCGCTGGAGCCTGCGGTGTTGCGCAGGCGGCGGATCAAAGCAAGATCGCTCTCGTTCCGGGTGGTCCGCATCCCTATTTCGCCGCCTGGGAACAGGCTGGAAAGGACGCTGCTAAGGATTTCGGCTTGGCGGGCGCGGATTACAAGGTTCCGCAGAAATGGGAACTGGCACAGCAGAACCAGCTTCTCGAAAGCCTTCTGAGCCAAGGGTATAACGGCTTCCTGATTTTCCCCGGCGATCCCGTTGGCGCGGTCTCCACGGCCGAGGAACTGACCGGCAACGGCGCGAACGTGATTGCCGGCGCTGGCTGCTTCAAAGACCCCTCACCTGCTGCCTTCTGCCTCGGCACGGATACCGGCAATTCGGCCTATCTCGGCACCAAGGAACTGATCAAGGCGATGGGAAGTGGCAAAAAACGCATCGCCCATTTCACCGGCTTCCTTGTCGACCCCAACACCCAGCTTCGTATCGATGCCGTGAAGAAGGCGGCTGATGAAGCAGGCGCCGAGGTCGTTCAGGTCATCGCCGATATCGACGCGCCGGAGCCGGCCGAAGAAAAGATCAATGCCTACCTTGCCGCCCACGCCTCGGAAGTGGACGGCATCGTCACCACGGCATGGGTTCCGGCGGTCGTTGCTTCCAACGCGCTGCGCAAGATCGGCGACAAGCGCATCCACATGGTCGGCATCGACCACGATGAAGTGGTGCTGAAGGCGATCAAGGATGGTTTCGTTGACGGTACGATGCTGCAGAACCCCTACGGCCAGGGTTATGTCGGCTCCTTCGCTTTGAGCAAATTGCAGTCCGGCTGCAAGGTGAAGGCCGATGCACCGTTCAAATCCAACGCGCTGACGACCAAGTTCATCGATTCCGGCACCGCCTATGTCGACGCCAGCAAGGTCGACAACTACGTTGATGCCATGCGCGCCGAGACCAAAAAGCTGCTCGCAAACTTCGATGCGACGTATCTGAGCTGCAAATAA
- a CDS encoding ABC transporter permease, with the protein MTVNDSLLTKGVQDAEERMGSSLSQGRFFLTNEFGLILLIVVFAVSFGVAAGGFLSPFNLFTLGRSAAINIMIGLSMMAVIVTGGLNLAVGAIGVSAAMACGYLIEVLGVPWPLALIGGLATGAALGFINGWTVIRTGLHSFIITLATMSIFFGVMIFLTRAEAYRGLPPIFAAFGKMKLATYFSPLLLVTLVTALALSFLYRRTVLGREMLASGARPEAAELSGIRVDRIFIACHVLSGLLAALAALMLVTRTGAAIPSMAGQLGQDWLLPAFLGPVLGGTLLQGGKVSVLGTCLGALLVTMLTSGLLLLQLGEFWVQTFLGLLLLLAVLMDKARGSYLARRNLA; encoded by the coding sequence ATGACCGTGAACGATAGTTTGCTCACAAAAGGCGTGCAGGATGCCGAGGAACGAATGGGGTCCAGCCTTTCGCAGGGCCGTTTTTTCCTGACCAATGAATTCGGGCTCATTCTGCTGATCGTCGTCTTCGCCGTTAGTTTCGGCGTGGCGGCCGGCGGCTTCCTTTCGCCTTTCAACCTGTTCACGCTCGGCCGAAGTGCTGCGATCAACATCATGATCGGCCTGTCGATGATGGCGGTGATCGTGACCGGCGGCCTCAATCTCGCCGTTGGCGCGATCGGCGTTTCGGCGGCCATGGCCTGCGGTTATCTCATCGAGGTGCTTGGCGTGCCCTGGCCGCTCGCGCTCATCGGCGGCCTCGCCACAGGCGCAGCGCTCGGCTTCATCAACGGCTGGACCGTCATCCGTACGGGATTACACAGCTTCATCATCACACTCGCCACCATGAGCATCTTTTTCGGGGTGATGATCTTCCTGACGCGGGCCGAGGCCTATCGCGGCCTGCCGCCGATCTTCGCCGCCTTCGGAAAGATGAAGCTTGCGACCTATTTCTCGCCACTGCTTCTCGTCACGCTCGTAACCGCCCTTGCACTTTCCTTTCTCTACCGGCGCACGGTTCTCGGCCGCGAAATGCTGGCGTCAGGTGCGCGACCGGAAGCAGCGGAACTATCAGGCATTCGCGTCGACCGCATCTTCATCGCCTGTCACGTGCTGTCGGGCCTGCTTGCCGCGCTCGCAGCCCTGATGCTGGTGACGCGCACCGGCGCGGCCATTCCTTCCATGGCCGGCCAGCTCGGGCAGGACTGGCTTTTGCCCGCCTTTCTTGGCCCCGTTCTCGGTGGCACGCTGTTGCAAGGCGGCAAGGTTTCGGTGCTTGGCACATGCCTCGGCGCACTTCTGGTCACCATGCTGACCAGCGGCCTGCTGCTTCTCCAGCTCGGTGAATTCTGGGTCCAGACATTTCTCGGCCTGCTGCTGTTGCTGGCGGTTTTGATGGACAAGGCGCGGGGAAGCTATCTCGCCCGGCGCAATCTGGCTTGA